The genomic DNA TCAATAAGCGTGGTTTTAAATGAAGTTGATAAATTACGCAAAGTATCAGTTTCAGAAGAAGAATTGAATTCAGCTAAACAATATACTAAGGCTTCAATAAAACTATCAAGCGAAAGTTCAGACGCTCAAATGAGTAAACTTGCTCAAAACGAGATTAATTTTGGTAGATATATTCCTATAGACGAAGTAATACAAAATTTTGAGTCAGTAACTATAGATAATATTTATAATATTGCTCAATTGTTATTTAAACCAAACGAATTAGCCCTCACTATTCTAGGACCAATTTCTAGCGAAAGTTCATTCGAAAGTTTAATTTATAGATAGAATTTTACGCTTGAGCCGATTATAGTCAACAACCCGCCTACAAGGCAGGGCTGTTAAGTTCTTCGTAGGTGCTTTATTTAAAGCCCATTTCACTGTAGGGGCGACCGGCTGGTCGCCCTTTTGGAAATTGTTGCATAATGGAATTGGGCGACCAGCCGGTCGCCCCTACAATCTCTAAAAGATAACATGGTTCTTTAAAATATTTGAAATTGCTTAAAATTGTAGAACTTAACAGCCCTGCCTACAAGGGGGCTGGGGCTTGTAGGGAACTTGCAATCCCGGTTGATTAGCTTAAGTTCTTCGAGGTTTTCTCGCCAATTTTCTATAAAAACTGTTTAATGGAGAAGTTGTTTTTGATGGGTTCTTTTACAATATCTGTACTTGCTAGCGGAAGTAAGGGAAATTGTATATATATTTCTAATGGAGAATCATCTATATTAGTAGATTGCGGTATTTCAGCGATTCAAATAGAAAAACAACTTGTAGAGAAAGGATTTAATCCTAATAATCTGGATGCAATTATAATATCCCATGAGCACGATGACCATATTAAAGGGCTAAACCCATTTTCTAATAAATTTAATATACCTGTTTTTATTACAGAAAAAACAAAAAAAGCTTCAAAGCTTCAAAATTTAGATAATGTTAGATATTTTGAGTATGGAAAATCTTTCTATGCTAAAAATTTAAAAATAGATCCTTTTCCAATTTCCCATGATGCTGCTGAACCTTCTGGTTTTACGATAAAATATAAAGAAAAAAAAATAGGTATCGCTACAGACTTGGGCATAGTAACTGCTTTAGTAAAATATTACCTTAAAGA from Desulfobacterales bacterium includes the following:
- a CDS encoding MBL fold metallo-hydrolase translates to MEKLFLMGSFTISVLASGSKGNCIYISNGESSILVDCGISAIQIEKQLVEKGFNPNNLDAIIISHEHDDHIKGLNPFSNKFNIPVFITEKTKKASKLQNLDNVRYFEYGKSFYAKNLKIDPFPISHDAAEPSGFTIKYKEKKIGIATDLGIVTALVKYYLKESSFLIIEANYDLEMLEKGRYPWPLKQRIKSRVGHLSNIETKNLLIELKHEKLYHVVLAHISETNNSIEKALSTAGEALGQSSINLNAATQKGCKQIFKF